The Thermosynechococcus sp. HN-54 DNA segment TGAAAACTTCTGGCGTGGGGTACTGCGAATTGCTAACCGCACCTTCCTTGTGGGGATGACCTTTGGCTGTGCGGCTATCGGGGGGGGACTGCTGGGCTTGGCGATTAGCTTTCGGAATCTGCCCGATGTGCGATCGCTGCGGGGCTACATTCCCAGTGAAACAACGCACATTTATGATGCCAAGGGCACCCTCCTCGTGAGCCTTCACGATGAAGAAAACCGTGAAGTCGTTCCCCTCAACGAAATTTCGCCCAATCTGAAGCTGGCTGTGATGGCGATCGAAGACAGTAGTTTTTACCAGCATCGAGGGATTAACCCCATTGGCATTTCCCGCGCTTTGATGGTGAACCTTGCCTCAGGGCGAACGGTTCAAGGGGGTTCCACGCTGACAATGCAATTGGTGAAGAATTTATTTCTCTCCCAAGATCGCTCCCTTAGCCGCAAAATTGCTGAAGCCGTGTTGGCCATGCGCCTAGAGCAGATCTTCAGCAAAGATGAAATTTTGGAGATGTACCTCAATCAGGTCTATTGGGGACACAACACCTACGGCGTACAGACAGCGGCTCAGAGCTACTTCAAGAAAAATGCCGCAGATCTCAGCCTTGCCGAAGCGGCAATGATGGCCGGCATTATCCAAGCCCCAGAGGCCTACAGCCCCTTTGTGGATTTTCGCTTGGCCAAGGAACGACAGCAATTGGTCTTGGATCGGCTGGTGGAGTTGGGTTGGATTACCCCCCAAGAGGCTGCTGCCGCTGCTCAAGAACCCATCAAACTGGGGGAAATTACCTCGTTTCAGCGCAGCCGTAGTCCCTGGATTACGGATGCTGTGTTGCAGGAGTTGACCCGCCAATTTGGTCGTGAAGCGGTCATCCGTGGGGGAATGCGGGTACAAAGTAGTCTTGATGTCAAGGTGCAAGCAATGGCCGAAGAGGCAATCCAGCGCGGCTATCAAACCCTACGGGGCAGTGGTGTGCGTGCCGATCAGTTGGCCTTGGCGGCGGTGGATCCACGAACGCACTATGTCAAAGCCCTTGTCGGCGGTGTGGACTACAACCGCAGTCAGTTTAATCGCGCCACCCAAGCGATGCGGCAGCCGGGGTCTGCCTTTAAGCCCTTTATCTTTTATGCTGCCTATGCCAGTGGCAAATACACGCCCGATTCTGGAATTAGCGACTCACCCGTCAGGTATCGTGATGGCGATGGTTGGTATGTGCCACGGAATTACGATGGCTCCTTTATGGGTGGGATGTCGATGCGCATGGCGTTGGCCATGTCCCGCAATATTCCCGCGATTGTTCTTGGCCAAGAGGTGGGCATTGAGCGGGTCATTGAAGTTTGCCGTACCCTTGGCATTACCAGTCCAATGTTGCCGGTGGTTTCTCTGCCCTTAGGCGCTGTGGATCTGACGCCCTTGGAAATGGCAGCTGCCTACGCCACATTTGCCAACAATGGCTGGCAATCCCCAACCACGACGATTATTCAAGTCACCGATAACAACGGCCATTTGCTCTTGGATCACACACCGCGTCCTAAACTCGTGCTTGACCCTTGGGCCGCTGCCGCTATAAACAATACGATGCAGAGTGTGATCACCAGTGGGACAGGGACAGGAGCTAACATTGGCCGACCCGCTGCCGGGAAAACAGGCACCACCTCTTCTGAGCGGGACATTTGGTTTGTCGGTTATGTCCCTCAACTCTCAGCCGCCGTTTGGGCAGGGAATGACAACTATGCGCCCTTAGGACAGGGGGCAACGGGGGGTGGCTTCATGGCACCCATTTGGCGGGATTTCATGAGTCAGGCGCTCAAGGATGTGCCCGTCGAAGACTTTACTCCAATGTCGAAGTTCCAGCGACCCAAGCCGCAACGGCAAACAAATTAAAAATTGGTTTTTGAACTTGGTTCTGCGCCATTGAACCCATTGATGATTGCTTGGATTGTGCTTGGGCGTTGCAACTAATTTGCAGAAAGTTCAGTAAAACTATTGTAATTAT contains these protein-coding regions:
- a CDS encoding transglycosylase domain-containing protein — translated: MSTTTLGKHPSQTRPQDENFWRGVLRIANRTFLVGMTFGCAAIGGGLLGLAISFRNLPDVRSLRGYIPSETTHIYDAKGTLLVSLHDEENREVVPLNEISPNLKLAVMAIEDSSFYQHRGINPIGISRALMVNLASGRTVQGGSTLTMQLVKNLFLSQDRSLSRKIAEAVLAMRLEQIFSKDEILEMYLNQVYWGHNTYGVQTAAQSYFKKNAADLSLAEAAMMAGIIQAPEAYSPFVDFRLAKERQQLVLDRLVELGWITPQEAAAAAQEPIKLGEITSFQRSRSPWITDAVLQELTRQFGREAVIRGGMRVQSSLDVKVQAMAEEAIQRGYQTLRGSGVRADQLALAAVDPRTHYVKALVGGVDYNRSQFNRATQAMRQPGSAFKPFIFYAAYASGKYTPDSGISDSPVRYRDGDGWYVPRNYDGSFMGGMSMRMALAMSRNIPAIVLGQEVGIERVIEVCRTLGITSPMLPVVSLPLGAVDLTPLEMAAAYATFANNGWQSPTTTIIQVTDNNGHLLLDHTPRPKLVLDPWAAAAINNTMQSVITSGTGTGANIGRPAAGKTGTTSSERDIWFVGYVPQLSAAVWAGNDNYAPLGQGATGGGFMAPIWRDFMSQALKDVPVEDFTPMSKFQRPKPQRQTN